One Geoalkalibacter subterraneus genomic window carries:
- a CDS encoding WGR domain-containing protein: MVIAHLRFDNPDGSSKDWIIRRTSDGFATEWGRTGKALQSKNFPGKNFSNVDAEIQRRISEKYKKGYQDVVSSAPDDPAMKAVKKRVEQEAKAEAQKKAEKELAKISKIDSVFSNWF; this comes from the coding sequence ATGGTTATCGCTCACCTCCGCTTCGACAATCCCGACGGAAGCTCGAAGGACTGGATTATCCGGCGCACGTCGGATGGTTTTGCCACCGAATGGGGCAGAACAGGGAAAGCCCTTCAGTCAAAGAACTTCCCCGGCAAGAATTTTAGTAATGTGGACGCTGAAATTCAGCGCCGCATTTCTGAAAAATACAAAAAGGGCTATCAAGATGTCGTCTCTTCAGCACCCGACGATCCTGCCATGAAGGCGGTCAAAAAAAGGGTGGAACAAGAGGCTAAGGCAGAAGCCCAAAAAAAGGCGGAAAAAGAACTCGCAAAGATCTCCAAGATCGACAGCGTGTTCTCAAACTGGTTCTGA
- a CDS encoding helix-hairpin-helix domain-containing protein, with the protein MDLFDSKDTLIEEANKAYNQGNPVLTDPEFDLLAETGLKVDTRNFRTKVAHPFPMGSLSKIKDAESLSKWAKGATGTIIGPKVDGAAVRLSYRDGRLVQVATRGDGVTGNDITGNARNCVVSETLPYPLTLEIRCEAVIRKCHADKFEKNLRNVVSGMLGAKDPRPELALVEFLAIEIVSEDPLTLAAKRDLLREICMKELTVPSVIYDQAPSFDEIEELFNSWKQNFPWAIDGVVVEKFHDLHAMVEKETELLPKHKVAVKFGNEAAVTVIEEIDWKLGQHGKLTPVLQIRPVEIDGTTVSKVSASNYALLKSAGLGVGAEVGVVKSGDIIPYVKEVHTPSQEGLDIPSCPSCDTQATLSSTGIDALCSNPECEGATLVRLQRQFDLFGIDFISGSTIEALVAAGHDSLEKIFSLSESDIAALDGFGRKSAHYIVTSLHKIEVTEAKVIKSAFLKGIGERKGTALLNHYGNLDTMIATIKEQGMTSIEGFGPIQTDLLNTQIGLIETQLQLYRSLGIKVAPHTAPAKDAKTVCCTGSCPGKSRKELKEVLAEMGFVMASSVTKDCCLLLCDDPEGNSSKLTKARKLGIEIKSYEDFFENQ; encoded by the coding sequence ATGGATTTGTTTGATTCAAAAGACACCCTGATTGAAGAGGCCAACAAAGCCTATAACCAGGGAAACCCCGTATTGACCGACCCCGAATTCGACCTTTTGGCCGAAACAGGGCTTAAGGTTGATACGCGAAACTTTCGAACAAAAGTCGCTCACCCTTTCCCTATGGGAAGCTTGAGCAAAATCAAAGATGCCGAAAGCCTCTCTAAGTGGGCCAAAGGCGCAACCGGGACAATCATTGGCCCGAAAGTCGACGGGGCAGCCGTAAGGCTATCCTACCGCGACGGGAGACTTGTTCAGGTTGCAACCCGCGGCGACGGGGTAACGGGTAATGATATTACGGGCAACGCGAGAAATTGTGTTGTATCCGAAACCCTCCCCTACCCTTTGACCCTTGAGATTCGCTGCGAAGCGGTGATTCGCAAGTGTCACGCAGATAAGTTCGAGAAAAATCTGCGCAACGTGGTATCCGGAATGCTGGGGGCCAAAGACCCTCGGCCCGAGCTGGCTCTGGTTGAGTTTCTCGCCATTGAAATCGTCAGCGAGGATCCGCTGACCCTGGCCGCCAAAAGAGATCTTCTTCGGGAGATCTGCATGAAAGAGTTGACGGTGCCCTCGGTCATTTATGACCAGGCGCCGAGTTTCGATGAAATTGAGGAACTTTTCAACTCCTGGAAGCAAAATTTCCCCTGGGCTATTGATGGCGTTGTTGTGGAGAAGTTTCATGACCTTCATGCCATGGTTGAAAAGGAAACCGAACTGCTACCCAAGCATAAAGTCGCGGTAAAGTTCGGCAACGAAGCCGCCGTGACGGTCATTGAGGAAATTGATTGGAAACTTGGCCAGCACGGCAAACTCACCCCGGTTCTTCAGATTCGTCCGGTGGAAATAGACGGCACCACTGTCAGCAAGGTGTCTGCGTCAAATTACGCTCTGCTTAAAAGTGCAGGGCTTGGCGTCGGGGCCGAAGTCGGCGTGGTCAAAAGCGGAGATATTATTCCCTACGTGAAGGAGGTCCACACCCCCTCGCAAGAAGGGCTTGATATCCCCTCTTGCCCTTCCTGCGACACACAGGCAACGCTTTCAAGCACAGGTATTGACGCCTTGTGTTCCAATCCTGAGTGCGAAGGTGCAACTCTGGTTCGTCTGCAGAGACAATTCGATCTTTTCGGGATCGATTTTATCTCCGGATCAACCATTGAAGCCCTGGTTGCCGCAGGCCATGACTCACTGGAGAAGATCTTCTCCCTGTCCGAGTCTGACATTGCAGCCCTTGACGGATTTGGCCGCAAGTCGGCGCATTACATTGTCACCTCCCTGCACAAGATCGAGGTTACTGAAGCCAAGGTGATCAAAAGTGCCTTTCTTAAGGGCATTGGCGAGCGCAAGGGCACAGCCCTGCTCAATCACTATGGCAATCTCGATACGATGATTGCCACAATCAAAGAGCAAGGCATGACCTCTATCGAAGGTTTTGGGCCGATTCAAACGGATCTGCTCAACACGCAGATTGGTTTGATTGAAACCCAGCTGCAGCTTTATCGCAGCCTGGGCATTAAGGTCGCGCCGCATACAGCGCCAGCAAAGGACGCAAAAACTGTGTGCTGCACGGGCTCCTGCCCCGGCAAGTCGCGCAAGGAACTCAAGGAGGTCCTTGCGGAGATGGGGTTTGTGATGGCCAGCAGTGTCACCAAGGACTGCTGTCTTCTTCTTTGTGACGACCCCGAAGGAAACTCTTCAAAGCTCACCAAGGCCCGCAAGCTGGGTATTGAAATCAAGAGCTACGAGGATTTCTTCGAGAACCAGTAA
- a CDS encoding DUF6722 family protein — protein sequence MKWFNRKRKEGFTNYLYEISKLFVAGVGLAGIMQKGPLALIAVGFVVGFFALLLALYLEGDGDSDDL from the coding sequence ATGAAATGGTTTAACAGAAAAAGAAAAGAAGGCTTCACCAACTACCTCTACGAGATCAGCAAACTTTTCGTGGCAGGAGTTGGTTTGGCCGGCATTATGCAGAAAGGACCGTTGGCCCTGATTGCCGTTGGGTTTGTGGTTGGGTTCTTCGCCCTGCTGTTGGCACTTTATCTGGAGGGTGATGGCGATAGCGACGACTTATAG
- a CDS encoding AAA family ATPase: MADRKIKMYPVTETFGIKAPKEAVVPGFEPDPNAPAAHLVPAVDPNHVFPKDFLRDILAWWRGTHEGFVKKEGFFCFGPKGSGKSSGILQVAARLNIPVFRDCGSEVYDVEAAIAHPTVIGGDTMMADGPMTMAARIGAWFLLDEVDQIEPSNQVGFNPIAEGSSWALPRTGEVITPHPNFRFFATGNSNFGGDATGLYQGVKRQNSAFGDRWFITKMDYIDPESEKAILKNAVPGITDVQVEGMVKFANMIRSIFRGEESGQAPIEIELSTRSLVRWAVNTAMFQNTECPIVYAMDRAFGFGCDPETRDVLVETLQRVFGKEVTK; encoded by the coding sequence ATGGCAGATCGTAAAATCAAGATGTATCCCGTCACCGAAACATTCGGAATCAAGGCCCCGAAAGAGGCCGTTGTTCCCGGTTTCGAGCCGGATCCCAACGCTCCGGCTGCGCATCTTGTGCCGGCGGTTGATCCCAACCACGTCTTCCCGAAGGACTTCCTTCGGGACATCCTCGCCTGGTGGCGAGGAACCCACGAGGGGTTCGTGAAAAAAGAGGGGTTTTTCTGCTTCGGGCCGAAAGGTTCGGGCAAGTCCTCCGGCATTCTCCAGGTCGCAGCGCGACTCAATATCCCGGTTTTCCGAGACTGCGGGTCGGAGGTCTATGACGTGGAAGCCGCCATCGCGCACCCGACCGTCATCGGTGGTGACACCATGATGGCTGATGGTCCGATGACCATGGCCGCTCGGATCGGGGCGTGGTTTCTCCTCGATGAGGTAGACCAGATCGAACCCTCCAATCAGGTTGGTTTCAACCCGATCGCGGAAGGTTCCTCCTGGGCCCTCCCTCGCACGGGTGAAGTCATTACCCCTCATCCCAACTTTCGGTTCTTTGCAACCGGAAACTCCAACTTCGGGGGTGATGCAACCGGCCTCTATCAAGGGGTCAAACGGCAGAACTCAGCTTTTGGGGATCGGTGGTTCATCACCAAGATGGACTACATCGACCCCGAAAGCGAAAAGGCGATCCTTAAAAACGCCGTACCCGGCATCACTGATGTCCAGGTCGAGGGGATGGTGAAGTTTGCGAATATGATTCGTTCCATCTTCCGCGGTGAGGAATCGGGTCAGGCACCGATCGAGATCGAACTGTCCACCCGTTCCCTCGTTCGGTGGGCGGTCAATACCGCCATGTTCCAGAATACCGAATGCCCCATCGTTTACGCGATGGACCGGGCCTTCGGATTCGGCTGTGACCCCGAAACCCGCGACGTGCTGGTCGAAACTCTGCAGCGTGTCTTCGGGAAGGAGGTGACAAAATAA